Proteins found in one Microbacterium sp. LWS13-1.2 genomic segment:
- the murC gene encoding UDP-N-acetylmuramate--L-alanine ligase translates to MIRPDLSLPIPDDIAAAHFIGIGGSGMSGLARMFLERGIRVSGSDRADSKGLRELAELGATVYVGHDASNLADDVDTVVHTGAIWPENPEFVLAKERGLHVIHRSQALYWLIGGRRLVSVAGAHGKTTSTGMIVTALRDLDVDPTFVNGGVIAQLGVSSGSGRDDLFVIEADESDGTFLLYDTSIALITNVDPDHLDHWGTRDAFYAAFARFANEAREAVVISSDDAGARLVAAQLTHPHVVTFGEAADATVRVSDIVTEGPVAFRISHGGASVDAQLPIPGAHNAINAAGAVAVLLTLGHELEPAVRAVEDFAGTVRRFELHGVERGVSVFDDYAHHPTEVAAALAAARTVVGDGRIIAIQQPHTYSRTKDMYQEFADVLERYADHTVMLDVYGAREDPVPGVTGELVSDAFADPSHVHFVPDWQEAADYTASVARDGDYVITLGCGNVNLIIPQVLESLARPGSGTTSHEPTSTTE, encoded by the coding sequence ATGATCAGACCCGATCTCAGTCTTCCCATCCCCGACGACATCGCCGCCGCCCACTTCATCGGAATCGGCGGATCCGGCATGTCGGGGCTCGCCCGCATGTTCCTGGAGCGCGGCATCCGCGTGTCGGGGTCCGATCGCGCCGATAGCAAGGGGCTTCGCGAACTCGCCGAGCTCGGGGCGACGGTCTACGTCGGCCACGACGCATCGAACCTCGCCGACGACGTCGACACGGTCGTGCACACCGGTGCGATCTGGCCGGAGAACCCCGAGTTCGTGCTGGCCAAGGAGCGCGGCCTGCACGTGATCCACCGTTCGCAGGCGCTGTACTGGCTCATCGGCGGGCGCCGGCTCGTGTCGGTCGCCGGTGCGCACGGCAAGACGACGTCGACGGGCATGATCGTGACGGCGCTGCGCGACCTGGATGTCGACCCCACGTTCGTCAACGGCGGGGTGATCGCGCAGCTCGGCGTCTCGAGCGGCAGCGGCCGCGACGACCTCTTCGTCATCGAGGCCGACGAGTCCGACGGCACGTTCCTGCTCTACGACACGTCGATCGCCCTCATCACGAACGTCGACCCCGACCACCTCGATCACTGGGGCACTCGCGACGCGTTCTATGCGGCATTCGCCCGGTTCGCGAACGAGGCGCGCGAGGCGGTCGTGATCTCGTCCGATGACGCCGGTGCCCGACTCGTGGCCGCGCAGCTCACCCATCCGCACGTCGTCACCTTCGGCGAGGCCGCGGATGCGACCGTTCGGGTGAGCGACATCGTCACCGAAGGCCCGGTCGCCTTCCGCATCAGCCACGGCGGGGCCTCCGTGGACGCGCAGCTGCCGATCCCCGGCGCGCACAACGCGATCAACGCCGCAGGAGCCGTGGCCGTGCTCCTGACGCTCGGCCACGAGCTCGAGCCGGCGGTGCGCGCCGTCGAAGACTTCGCGGGCACGGTGCGGCGCTTCGAGCTGCACGGCGTCGAGCGCGGAGTGAGCGTCTTCGACGACTACGCCCACCACCCGACCGAGGTCGCGGCTGCCCTGGCGGCGGCCCGCACCGTCGTCGGCGACGGGCGCATCATCGCCATCCAGCAGCCCCACACATACTCCCGCACGAAGGACATGTACCAGGAGTTCGCCGACGTGCTCGAGCGCTACGCCGACCACACGGTCATGCTCGACGTGTACGGCGCCCGCGAGGATCCCGTTCCGGGAGTCACCGGCGAGCTCGTGAGCGACGCCTTCGCCGACCCGTCCCACGTGCACTTCGTGCCCGACTGGCAGGAGGCCGCCGACTACACGGCGTCGGTCGCCCGCGACGGCGACTACGTCATCACGCTCGGCTGCGGCAACGTGAACCTCATCATCCCGCAGGTCCTCGAGTCGCTCGCCCGCCCGGGCAGCGGCACGACGAGTCACGAGCCCACGAGCACGACGGAGTAG
- a CDS encoding GntR family transcriptional regulator: MIVIDPSSPVPPFEQLRSGLVDAVASGELGPGERLPTVRRLAEDLGVAPGTVARAYRELEASGMIETRGRNGTFVAFDADPARQQLQRAAAAFAAQVRDLRLDADEALAIVTAALRGGEASPAS, from the coding sequence ATGATCGTCATCGACCCGTCCTCCCCCGTCCCGCCGTTCGAGCAGCTGCGATCCGGCCTCGTCGACGCCGTGGCTTCGGGCGAGCTCGGTCCTGGGGAGCGACTGCCCACCGTGCGCCGCCTCGCCGAGGATCTGGGCGTCGCGCCCGGCACAGTCGCGCGCGCGTACCGCGAGCTCGAGGCATCCGGCATGATCGAGACCCGTGGCCGCAACGGCACGTTCGTCGCCTTCGACGCCGACCCTGCGCGGCAGCAGCTTCAGCGCGCCGCCGCCGCATTCGCCGCACAGGTGCGCGACCTCCGCCTCGACGCCGACGAGGCGCTCGCGATCGTCACCGCCGCGCTGCGCGGCGGAGAGGCGTCACCCGCGTCGTGA
- a CDS encoding UDP-N-acetylglucosamine--N-acetylmuramyl-(pentapeptide) pyrophosphoryl-undecaprenol N-acetylglucosamine transferase → MTTYLLAGGGTAGHVNPLLAVADALRARDPEAVVLVLGTREGLEARLVPERGYELLFVDKVPFPRRPDKAAAAFPARFPRAIAQVRAHISERHVDVVVGFGGYASAPAYVAARRERLPFVVHEANARPGLANVLGARRAAGVGVAFEGTPLKRSRVVGMPLRREIVTLDRDALRAEAAAHFGLDPAKPVLLVFGGSLGAQRLNAAFGEGHGAAWRDVLDAGWQLLHITGERSELVDPGVAGYALRRYVDRMDLAFALADLIVSRSGAATVSEISALGIPTVYVPYAVGNGEQALNASSAVRAGAALLISDADFTGDRVRSEVVPLLADDARRTVMAAAAASVGTRTGTENVVAMIDDALRASRRG, encoded by the coding sequence GTGACGACGTACCTCCTGGCCGGCGGCGGCACCGCCGGACATGTCAACCCGCTCCTGGCGGTCGCCGATGCGCTGCGCGCCCGCGATCCGGAGGCCGTGGTGCTCGTGCTCGGCACTCGAGAGGGGCTCGAGGCCCGGCTCGTGCCCGAGCGCGGCTACGAGCTGCTGTTCGTCGACAAGGTGCCGTTCCCGCGCCGCCCCGACAAGGCCGCCGCCGCCTTCCCGGCGCGCTTCCCGCGCGCGATCGCACAGGTGCGTGCCCACATCTCCGAGCGCCACGTCGATGTCGTCGTCGGCTTCGGCGGCTACGCCTCAGCCCCCGCCTACGTGGCAGCCCGCCGTGAGCGTTTGCCGTTCGTCGTCCACGAGGCGAACGCGCGCCCAGGCCTGGCGAACGTCCTGGGCGCCCGTCGGGCCGCGGGTGTCGGCGTCGCCTTCGAAGGCACCCCGCTGAAACGGTCGCGGGTCGTCGGGATGCCGCTGCGCCGCGAGATCGTCACCCTCGACCGCGATGCACTCCGCGCCGAGGCGGCCGCGCACTTCGGTCTCGATCCCGCGAAGCCGGTGCTCCTGGTGTTCGGCGGATCGCTCGGCGCGCAGCGCCTGAACGCCGCGTTCGGCGAGGGGCACGGCGCCGCGTGGCGCGACGTGCTCGACGCCGGCTGGCAGCTGCTGCACATCACGGGGGAGCGGTCCGAGCTGGTCGATCCCGGGGTCGCCGGCTACGCGCTGCGCCGTTACGTCGACCGCATGGACCTCGCGTTCGCGCTCGCGGACCTCATCGTGTCCCGCTCCGGCGCCGCGACCGTCAGCGAGATCAGCGCGCTCGGCATCCCGACGGTCTACGTGCCGTACGCCGTGGGCAACGGCGAGCAGGCTCTGAACGCCTCGTCCGCCGTCCGCGCCGGCGCGGCTCTGCTGATCTCGGATGCCGACTTCACGGGCGATCGCGTGCGCTCGGAGGTCGTTCCGCTCCTGGCCGACGATGCCCGGCGCACGGTGATGGCGGCGGCTGCGGCATCCGTCGGCACGCGCACCGGAACCGAGAACGTCGTCGCGATGATCGACGATGCGCTGCGGGCTTCACGACGCGGGTGA
- the ftsW gene encoding putative lipid II flippase FtsW, with protein MTTTQPPRARQTPTPPEPPARRGLAARVSLGRVFAPVPSEFLLIASTALLLTVFGLVMVLSATSATATAAGEAPWEMVIKQVVFAVIGIPLMFIASRLPVAFWKKMAWPALIFGVAFQLLVFTPLGHGADGNRNWITIAGFQAQPSEFLKLGLALWVAYVLFRKRSLLTKWQHVFIPLVPVAGLAIATVLAGDDLGTAMILVLIVLGALFFSGVKLRIFVLPAIGAAAAVAYLAVTSPDRMRRFMSFLNPNCLDDYFNDCYQPLHGIWGLASGGIFGLGLGNSREKYDWLPAAANDYIFAIVGEELGLIGCAVVLSLFALFAVGAFHVIRKTDDAFVRIAAGGITVWIVGQALINVGVVLRVFPVLGVPLPFMSQGGTSLLSVLIASGVLLAFARSLPASIARREAAIASARAARERAKLRTVR; from the coding sequence GTGACCACGACACAACCGCCGCGGGCCCGGCAGACCCCGACTCCGCCTGAACCACCGGCCCGCCGCGGACTCGCCGCGCGCGTGTCGCTGGGCCGGGTGTTCGCGCCCGTGCCGAGCGAGTTCCTGCTCATCGCCTCGACGGCGCTCCTGCTCACGGTCTTCGGGCTCGTCATGGTGCTGTCGGCGACGTCCGCCACCGCCACGGCAGCCGGCGAGGCGCCGTGGGAGATGGTGATCAAGCAGGTCGTCTTCGCCGTGATCGGCATCCCGCTGATGTTCATCGCGAGCCGTCTGCCCGTCGCATTCTGGAAGAAGATGGCCTGGCCGGCGCTCATCTTCGGTGTCGCGTTCCAGCTGCTGGTGTTCACGCCCCTCGGCCACGGTGCCGACGGCAACCGCAACTGGATCACGATCGCCGGCTTCCAGGCGCAGCCGTCGGAGTTCCTCAAGCTGGGGCTCGCGCTCTGGGTCGCCTACGTGCTGTTCCGCAAGCGGTCGCTGCTGACGAAGTGGCAGCACGTGTTCATCCCGCTCGTCCCGGTGGCAGGGCTGGCGATCGCGACAGTCCTCGCCGGCGACGACCTCGGCACGGCGATGATCCTCGTGCTCATCGTGCTCGGCGCCCTGTTCTTCTCGGGCGTGAAGCTGCGCATCTTCGTCCTCCCCGCGATCGGCGCGGCGGCGGCGGTGGCGTACCTCGCCGTCACCAGCCCCGACCGCATGCGGCGGTTCATGAGCTTCCTCAACCCGAACTGTCTCGACGACTACTTCAACGACTGCTACCAGCCGCTGCACGGCATCTGGGGCCTCGCGAGCGGAGGCATCTTCGGGCTGGGGCTCGGAAACTCGCGCGAGAAGTACGACTGGCTCCCCGCCGCGGCGAACGACTACATCTTCGCCATCGTCGGCGAAGAGCTCGGGCTCATCGGGTGCGCGGTCGTGCTCAGTCTCTTCGCCCTCTTCGCGGTCGGCGCCTTCCACGTCATCCGCAAGACCGACGACGCCTTCGTACGGATCGCCGCCGGTGGCATCACGGTGTGGATCGTCGGACAGGCGCTCATCAACGTCGGCGTCGTGCTGCGCGTCTTCCCGGTGCTCGGCGTGCCGCTGCCGTTCATGTCGCAGGGCGGCACGTCGCTGCTGTCGGTGCTGATCGCCTCCGGCGTGCTGCTGGCGTTCGCGCGCTCGCTCCCGGCATCCATCGCCCGTCGTGAAGCCGCGATCGCCTCGGCCCGCGCGGCGCGCGAGCGGGCGAAACTGCGCACCGTCCGCTGA
- the murD gene encoding UDP-N-acetylmuramoyl-L-alanine--D-glutamate ligase: MTSERLSTLTSWNADWKGLRVAVLGLSVTGFSVADTLAELGAEVLVVTEKADEEYARLLPVIGARLWTGSLDAVPAELADFAPEVVMASPGFAPRHPLVSWARENDIALWGDVELAWRVRDKVVRADGTPADWILVTGTNGKTTTTRLAATMLVAGGLRAAPVGNIGTPVLDAVRDPSGFDALVVELSSHQLWYLGLQDSPDPVSPWAAVCLNLADDHLEWHGSFEEYRAAKAHVYDNTRVACVYNKADAATQRMVEDAEVIEGARAIGFDLGTPGPSDLGVVEGIVVDRAFLEDRRTSALELTTVDELASLGLAAPHIVSNILAAAALARSLDVAPAAIREALRGFRLDPHRIEVVARHAGVTWVDDSKATNPHAAASSLAAYPGAVWVVGGLLKGVDISELVSGRGAGAKAAIVIGVDRAAVVAAFERHAPAVPVFEVEADETEGVMAQVVELAAGVARDGDVVLLAPAAASFDQFASYADRGRRFAAAVRERIGTGDPGDHDTTAAGPADPDSA; the protein is encoded by the coding sequence ATGACCTCGGAACGCCTGTCCACCCTCACCAGCTGGAACGCCGACTGGAAGGGCCTGCGGGTCGCCGTGCTCGGACTGTCGGTCACCGGCTTCTCGGTCGCCGACACGCTGGCGGAGCTGGGCGCAGAGGTGCTCGTGGTGACGGAGAAGGCCGACGAGGAGTACGCGCGCCTGCTGCCGGTCATCGGCGCGCGGCTCTGGACCGGGAGCCTCGACGCCGTGCCCGCTGAGCTCGCCGACTTCGCGCCCGAGGTCGTCATGGCGTCGCCGGGCTTCGCGCCGCGGCATCCGCTCGTCTCCTGGGCGCGTGAGAACGACATCGCGCTGTGGGGGGATGTCGAGCTCGCCTGGCGCGTGCGCGACAAGGTGGTGCGGGCCGACGGCACGCCGGCCGACTGGATCCTCGTCACCGGCACCAACGGAAAGACCACGACCACGCGCCTCGCGGCGACGATGCTCGTCGCGGGCGGCCTGAGGGCGGCGCCCGTCGGCAACATCGGCACGCCCGTGCTTGACGCCGTGCGCGATCCTTCGGGGTTCGACGCCCTGGTCGTGGAGCTGTCGAGCCACCAGCTCTGGTACCTGGGGCTGCAGGACTCGCCGGACCCGGTCTCGCCGTGGGCCGCGGTCTGCCTCAACCTCGCCGACGACCACCTCGAGTGGCACGGCTCGTTCGAGGAGTACCGGGCCGCGAAGGCGCACGTGTACGACAACACGCGCGTCGCGTGCGTCTACAACAAGGCGGATGCCGCCACCCAGCGCATGGTCGAGGACGCCGAGGTCATCGAGGGCGCGCGCGCCATCGGGTTCGACCTGGGGACACCGGGGCCCAGCGACCTCGGAGTCGTCGAGGGCATCGTCGTCGACCGCGCGTTCCTGGAGGACCGGCGCACCAGCGCGCTGGAGCTCACCACGGTGGACGAGCTCGCCTCGCTCGGCCTCGCGGCGCCGCACATCGTCTCCAACATCCTGGCCGCCGCCGCACTGGCGCGGTCACTGGATGTCGCGCCCGCCGCGATCCGCGAGGCGCTGCGGGGCTTCCGCCTGGACCCGCACCGGATCGAGGTCGTCGCGCGGCACGCCGGCGTCACCTGGGTCGACGACTCGAAGGCCACCAACCCGCACGCGGCCGCCTCATCGCTCGCGGCATACCCGGGCGCCGTGTGGGTGGTCGGCGGACTGCTCAAGGGCGTCGACATCTCCGAGCTCGTCTCGGGCCGCGGTGCGGGCGCCAAAGCCGCCATCGTGATCGGCGTCGACCGCGCGGCCGTCGTCGCCGCGTTCGAGCGACACGCCCCGGCGGTGCCGGTGTTCGAGGTCGAGGCCGATGAGACTGAAGGGGTCATGGCGCAGGTCGTCGAACTGGCGGCAGGGGTGGCGCGTGACGGGGACGTGGTTCTGCTCGCTCCCGCTGCGGCGTCCTTCGACCAGTTCGCGTCGTACGCGGACCGCGGGCGGCGATTCGCCGCAGCGGTGAGGGAGCGGATCGGAACGGGGGACCCGGGTGACCACGACACAACCGCCGCGGGCCCGGCAGACCCCGACTCCGCCTGA
- the mraY gene encoding phospho-N-acetylmuramoyl-pentapeptide-transferase has protein sequence MRSLLTAAAISLAFTLFLTPVFLRLFRKWGWGQVIRTPEDIRNPNHQTKRGTPTMGGTIFIVGTIMGYLIGCYVGNNPPTISGLLVIWMMVGLGAVGFIDDYMKVRQQKFMGLSGWRKVAGQVAVTVPFGVVALNFPNQFDQTPASPYISVFRDVPVLGFMTLGLIIGWILYLAWVTFIGVAFSNSTNVTDGLDGMAAGAGIFVIGAYSLIAFWQFNQACWGGEGLSAAAKAACYPTRDPFDLAIISASFVGALVGFLWWNAPKAKVFMGDVGSMAIGGVIAAMAILTRTELLAVLVAGVFIIGPGSVILQRLYFKITRGKRLFLMSPFHHHLELRGWSEVTIVVRMWIIAGLLAVSGVGFFYVEWLSRT, from the coding sequence GTGAGATCTCTCCTTACCGCGGCGGCGATCTCGCTGGCATTCACGCTCTTCCTCACCCCCGTCTTCTTGAGGCTCTTCCGCAAGTGGGGATGGGGTCAGGTCATCCGCACGCCTGAAGACATCCGCAACCCGAACCACCAGACGAAGCGCGGCACGCCCACGATGGGCGGCACGATCTTCATCGTCGGCACGATCATGGGCTACCTCATCGGCTGCTACGTCGGAAACAACCCTCCGACGATCTCCGGCCTGCTCGTGATCTGGATGATGGTGGGCCTCGGGGCCGTCGGCTTCATCGACGACTACATGAAGGTGCGCCAGCAGAAGTTCATGGGCCTGAGCGGCTGGCGCAAGGTCGCCGGGCAGGTCGCGGTCACGGTGCCCTTCGGCGTCGTCGCGCTCAACTTCCCGAACCAGTTCGACCAGACCCCGGCCTCGCCGTACATCTCGGTGTTCCGAGACGTGCCGGTGCTCGGCTTCATGACGCTCGGCCTCATCATCGGGTGGATCCTCTACCTCGCGTGGGTGACGTTCATCGGCGTGGCGTTCTCGAACAGCACCAACGTGACCGACGGGCTCGACGGCATGGCCGCCGGCGCCGGCATCTTCGTGATCGGCGCCTACAGCCTGATCGCGTTCTGGCAGTTCAACCAGGCGTGCTGGGGCGGTGAGGGTCTCTCCGCGGCGGCCAAGGCCGCGTGCTATCCGACCCGCGACCCGTTCGACCTCGCGATCATCTCGGCCTCGTTCGTCGGCGCGCTGGTCGGGTTCCTCTGGTGGAACGCCCCGAAGGCCAAGGTCTTCATGGGCGACGTCGGATCCATGGCCATCGGCGGCGTCATCGCCGCGATGGCGATCCTCACCCGCACCGAGCTGCTCGCCGTGCTCGTCGCGGGCGTCTTCATCATCGGCCCCGGCTCGGTGATCCTCCAGCGCCTCTACTTCAAGATCACCCGCGGTAAACGGCTGTTCCTGATGAGCCCGTTCCACCACCACCTCGAGCTGCGCGGCTGGTCCGAGGTCACGATCGTGGTGCGCATGTGGATCATCGCGGGCCTCCTCGCCGTCTCGGGTGTCGGATTCTTCTACGTCGAATGGCTCTCTCGCACATGA
- the murF gene encoding UDP-N-acetylmuramoyl-tripeptide--D-alanyl-D-alanine ligase — MIALTIAQIAHAVSGETHLADGDTPDTLIEGAVDTDSRLIGPGGVFVAKPGEETDGHLFVDAAVGNGAALAIVERRVEAGVSQIVVPDVVAALADLALEVVARVRDAGALRVVGITGSNGKTTTKNLLARILEGEGETVSPKASFNNEVGAPLTMLRVTETTKFLVSEFGASAPGEIARLAGLVDPDVGVVLMVGMAHAGGFGGIEATFHAKSELVRALSAGGVAVLNADDARVAAMAPIAAEQGASVRWFGRGAAAADVRADDVVVTASGTTFTVTADGASLPVRLRVLGEHHVMNALAALAAATTLGVSLTDAVTRLETLEIAERWRMQPLGSDRVRIINDAYNASPDSMSAALRTLAQITAPGERTVVVLGAMSELGEYAEEEHDRIGLLAVRLGIQRIVIVGDAARRMYLEAVAQGSWDNEAVFFSTADEAFAYLQGELRDGDRVLVKSSNSAGLRFLGDRLGESFS, encoded by the coding sequence ATGATCGCGCTCACCATCGCCCAGATCGCCCACGCCGTCTCGGGCGAGACGCACCTCGCCGACGGCGACACGCCCGACACGCTGATCGAGGGCGCCGTCGACACCGATTCTCGACTGATCGGTCCGGGTGGCGTGTTCGTCGCGAAGCCCGGCGAGGAGACGGACGGCCACCTGTTCGTCGACGCCGCCGTCGGCAACGGCGCGGCGCTCGCGATCGTCGAGCGCCGGGTCGAGGCCGGCGTCAGCCAGATCGTCGTGCCCGACGTCGTCGCCGCCCTCGCGGACCTCGCACTCGAGGTCGTCGCGCGCGTGCGGGATGCCGGTGCGCTGCGGGTGGTCGGCATCACCGGCTCGAACGGCAAGACCACCACGAAGAACCTGCTCGCCCGCATCCTCGAGGGCGAAGGCGAGACCGTCTCACCGAAGGCGTCGTTCAACAACGAGGTCGGTGCGCCGCTCACGATGCTGCGCGTCACCGAGACCACGAAGTTCCTCGTGAGCGAGTTCGGCGCGAGCGCCCCCGGCGAGATCGCGCGCCTCGCGGGTCTGGTCGACCCCGATGTCGGCGTGGTCCTCATGGTCGGCATGGCGCACGCCGGCGGCTTCGGCGGCATCGAGGCCACCTTCCACGCCAAGTCCGAGCTCGTGCGAGCGCTGAGCGCCGGGGGAGTGGCGGTGCTCAACGCCGACGACGCCCGCGTCGCCGCGATGGCGCCGATCGCCGCCGAGCAGGGCGCGTCGGTGCGCTGGTTCGGCCGCGGCGCCGCTGCCGCCGACGTGCGCGCCGACGACGTCGTGGTGACGGCATCCGGAACAACCTTCACGGTGACCGCCGACGGCGCCTCGCTGCCGGTGCGCCTGCGAGTGCTGGGCGAGCACCACGTCATGAACGCCCTCGCCGCCCTCGCCGCCGCCACGACCCTCGGGGTGTCGCTCACCGACGCGGTCACGCGGCTGGAGACGCTCGAGATCGCTGAGCGCTGGCGCATGCAGCCGCTCGGATCGGACCGCGTCCGCATCATCAACGACGCCTACAACGCCAGCCCCGACTCGATGTCGGCCGCGCTGCGCACCCTCGCGCAGATCACCGCTCCCGGCGAGCGCACCGTCGTCGTGCTCGGCGCGATGAGCGAGCTGGGCGAGTACGCCGAGGAGGAGCACGACCGGATCGGCCTTCTCGCGGTGCGGCTCGGCATCCAGCGCATCGTGATCGTCGGCGACGCCGCGCGCCGCATGTACCTCGAGGCCGTCGCGCAGGGCTCGTGGGACAACGAGGCCGTCTTCTTCTCGACCGCCGACGAGGCGTTCGCCTACCTGCAGGGCGAGCTGCGCGACGGCGACCGCGTGCTGGTGAAGTCATCGAACTCGGCCGGGCTCCGGTTCCTCGGTGATCGTCTGGGAGAATCGTTCTCGTGA
- a CDS encoding penicillin-binding protein 2, translating to MTTRSTRSPRRRTVVALAVVLAVLAGFIIRLVDIQVVNADDHIKDSLDTAFAGKQTLYGTRGSIVDETGQTLAGSILRYDCQLDPLLITQTDADVLEEKSESRLWADVSNDVAEITGQTPEDVRAIVGTALADDPDTQYAELKNGVSTEQFRALADLKMPYITCVSHPARAYPDGAVAGNLVGFMGTDGEALEGLELSQNDCLAATDGERLYERGKDGVVIPGTETEVPAADGGTLQLTINRDLNWYLQQLIAEQTQNMAAQHGSILVYEVKTGKVRAAAEYPTVDPNNVDATAADDRTSQILRGTFEPGSTFKGLTAATVIDAGGQTPDSTVVASGLENFPNGARVRDSFQHPAYTYTLTGVLIDSSNAGISKFSEKVDKKTRYDYFKQFGIGDGTSSGYPLEANGLIHPVEEWGAQTAYNTAFGQGVTTTMPELARAYGAIVNGGVKMPLQIIESCTKPDGTVVEPELAEPERVISESTSAQMREMLENVFLQAPYAKTVEIPGYRIGGKTGTGEKADLVNGGYKAGVYYTTMVGFAPADDPQYVVVVTLDEPTKVTSSAANATAFQKAMTQVLKTYRVMPSTTSPELLPKFG from the coding sequence ATGACGACACGAAGCACGAGAAGTCCCCGCCGCCGCACCGTCGTGGCCCTCGCCGTCGTCCTCGCCGTCCTCGCCGGATTCATCATCCGCCTCGTCGACATCCAGGTCGTGAACGCCGACGACCACATCAAGGACTCGCTCGACACCGCGTTCGCGGGCAAGCAGACGCTGTACGGCACCCGTGGCTCGATCGTCGACGAGACGGGGCAGACGCTGGCCGGCAGCATCCTGCGATACGACTGCCAGCTCGATCCGCTGCTCATCACGCAGACCGACGCGGATGTGCTGGAGGAGAAGTCGGAGTCGCGGCTGTGGGCCGACGTGTCGAACGACGTCGCCGAGATCACCGGGCAGACGCCCGAGGACGTTCGCGCGATCGTCGGCACCGCGCTCGCGGATGACCCGGACACCCAGTACGCCGAGCTCAAGAACGGCGTGTCGACCGAGCAGTTCCGCGCTCTGGCCGACCTGAAGATGCCCTACATCACCTGCGTCTCCCACCCGGCGCGCGCATACCCCGACGGGGCCGTGGCAGGAAACCTCGTCGGGTTCATGGGCACGGACGGCGAAGCGCTGGAAGGTCTCGAACTGTCGCAGAACGACTGCCTCGCGGCGACCGACGGCGAGCGCCTCTACGAGCGGGGCAAGGACGGCGTCGTCATCCCCGGTACCGAGACCGAGGTGCCGGCGGCTGACGGCGGCACGCTGCAGCTCACCATCAACCGTGACCTGAACTGGTACCTGCAGCAGCTGATCGCCGAGCAGACGCAGAACATGGCCGCGCAGCACGGCTCGATCCTCGTGTACGAGGTGAAGACCGGAAAGGTGCGCGCGGCGGCCGAGTATCCGACCGTCGATCCGAACAACGTGGATGCCACGGCCGCCGACGATCGCACCAGCCAGATCCTGCGCGGCACCTTCGAGCCCGGTTCGACGTTCAAGGGCCTGACCGCCGCGACCGTCATCGACGCCGGCGGGCAGACGCCCGATTCGACCGTCGTGGCATCGGGGCTGGAGAACTTCCCGAACGGAGCGCGCGTGCGCGACTCGTTCCAGCACCCGGCGTACACCTACACGCTCACCGGCGTGCTGATCGACTCGTCGAACGCCGGCATCTCGAAGTTCAGCGAGAAGGTCGACAAGAAGACGCGCTACGACTACTTCAAGCAGTTCGGGATCGGTGACGGCACCTCGAGCGGGTACCCGCTCGAGGCGAACGGCCTGATCCATCCCGTCGAGGAGTGGGGCGCTCAGACCGCCTACAACACCGCGTTCGGGCAGGGTGTCACCACCACGATGCCCGAGCTCGCCCGCGCGTACGGCGCGATCGTGAACGGCGGCGTCAAGATGCCGCTGCAGATCATCGAATCCTGCACCAAGCCCGATGGGACCGTCGTCGAGCCGGAACTGGCCGAGCCCGAGCGTGTCATCAGCGAGAGCACCTCGGCGCAGATGCGAGAGATGCTCGAGAACGTGTTCCTGCAGGCTCCGTACGCCAAGACCGTGGAGATCCCCGGGTACCGCATCGGCGGCAAGACGGGCACCGGCGAGAAGGCGGACCTGGTCAACGGCGGTTACAAGGCCGGCGTGTACTACACGACGATGGTCGGCTTCGCTCCGGCCGACGACCCGCAGTACGTGGTGGTCGTCACCCTCGACGAGCCGACGAAGGTAACATCGTCTGCGGCCAACGCGACCGCGTTCCAGAAGGCCATGACCCAGGTGCTCAAGACCTACCGCGTCATGCCCTCGACGACGTCGCCGGAGCTGCTGCCCAAGTTCGGGTAG